The sequence AAAAAAGTGCTACATTTATTAAAAGATCGTATCTAACTCAATTAAATATATTAACTTAAATCCTACATTTACTTTAGCAaccaaaatcattaaaaaaaacaaaaaaaaacatttgccatTAAAGGTTACACAAAATCGAATGGAGGAACATCATTACAgtaaagaaatcaaaacaaaaaaagataacactgttcaagacaaaaatgtgtaaCAATTATCAAGTGCCAAAGTATTTAAGTATCGGAATTactttcattgtgtgtgtgtgtgtgtgtgtgtgtgtgtgtgcatttgtgcactCTCCAGTTTTGTCCATAATCACAGAGGAACTACTGTGCATAAACCATGCCCAAGAAAGAAccagaaaaagacagcagagagtAAAGGTGATGATAGTAACACCTGTGGGTAGCGACTAGAGCCCCACCCCTGCACAATGTCTGTTCGTGGCGAAGCTGTAAGGCTGGAACCATTCCCTAAGACATCTGCACTCATGAGGATAATGGCCTGGAATTCGTGCGTTGGCTGTTCATTGTTTAAAACTGGCCAAAAAGTCTTGACACCGTTTCCACAGCTGGTGACCCACAAAGCATGAGATGGCTGTAAGAGTGAGAACTACCATCCTGTAAGAAATGCTGTGGCGTATCACTGACTGCCTGACCTGAGGCTAGATGGGAGTGATGGGGAGCAGTGCAGAAATTGTGACATACACGTCTAAATTGTGACTGAGAATCAGCGAGGATCATGCATGTTAGGAGTGGTGGGCTGCATGACAGAGAGGTGTAAAGGACTTGTTAAAAAAACTTGGATAATTGAAATACTCAAGGCGCAACTGTAGCCTTTGAGACATTTTGGCTCTATAAAATCCTGAATGCCAGCCAAACAAGGAATAAtgtcttgctttttctttttcttttctttttttttgcaagtggGCTTGTTGGACACATGAAATTTCTGGGAGAGAGAATGGAGATAAACAATAAACAGTAGTGTACAACACACATCAGCTACTCCAACACATTCTCCCAGCTCCGTTTGGGTAATATTAAAGCAGGATTtacataatttttaaaaatcaaaactttaaTGTCTCATTATCTGATTATCTACAGTGGATGCTTCAAGGTAGGCATAGATGCATTGCAAGAGGTGAGTGGGCGAAAGTGGTTCAGTAGTCAAGTCATAGTTGTTCTCGtgtcctctcttcatctccatgCTCATTTAGTGGCTTGAGAGGCATGTGTGGTGAGCAGCTTTGGCTGAGGCTCCTTGTCAGGTGGAGCCATGTGGTGGTGGCCTCTGGAAACACATTCACTTCAGGAAAAAGAGGCGAGGGTGCACATTTGAGATAGAGGAATAGAAATCATCCCAGACAGATGTGAAACGTAATGAAGCAGCTCCAAGTGAGGACTTGGTCGCAGGAAGACATACTGTAAAGGGTTTGCGTCTGTGTCCGAAAAGCCCCAGGACTGCTCAGCTCGCTGTCATTCCAAATTGCCGCTCTCAGACATGGAGATGTTGAGAGTGTTGGCGGAGGGGAAGAGGTCTCTTTGGTCCGTGGGGCTGTGGTAGTCGGATGTCAGGTCGGGGTCCAGGAGGGTGGACAGGGTGAAGTTGGATGAGCCTTTCTTTAGGCACTGGGAGTAGAAGTTGAGCAGGAGGTCCAGCTTGTTCTCTATAGACTGTACCTAaaccaacacatacacacacatttctggaGTTTCTTAATTTGTGaacattcaacaaaacaaagctcatAATTCTTCTGGGAgttgtagaaaagaaaaactgatgaaatgaaaccCGCTTGTTGTTTGAATATGGATCTGCAGCTCTTAATTGCCAAATgacgtcatttcctgttttcactttatcCTACTTTCTGTACCTTTTATAGCACCTTTTTTAGGTCAGATATCTTGTCCCGATTCGTATGTttgtacagaaaacacagttccACAAATGCTACGTAAATCAAACTCTTAATCTGTTACCTGTTTCTCCACCTTGACTACACGTCCCATCATGCTTAGTTCATCCAGTGAGTCCAGTTCTGGTGgtgttttctctcccttttcagGGCGCGCTTTCTTATCGGGCTGGACGGTTCCTCGTCCAATTATCTGGTCCACactttcacatgaaaacatacaTGATGAAGACTTGGAGGatctatgttttttttaaaactaatttcattcaagtttaaaggaacagtttgacattttggggaatatTCCTTTTCATTCcaagagttagataagaagagCGATTCcactctcttctctttgtgtatgtctgtatgtttacAGAGGGTAATGGACTGGTCTATTTCTTGGCTGGGAGCATAGTCTGGCCAAGAAAAAGTCCAATACATTTCGACCCTTaacatatcttttttttctcattgcttttgtatggattaaacaaatgagatttaACATGTTCATAAGTGACTTTTAAAGATGCTGCCAGGTGGCTGTTGTTACCCTGAAATAGAGCCAAACtagcatgtattttattttatgtaagtGTGTTTTCCAAAATATCAAGCCTTCCTTTAACAGTTTAGGTTTAAAGGCACAcgagaaaatgaactgaaacaacattttgaacaaGGAGCACAGAATGTCTTTGCACAAGGAGCAAAACTTAATCACATTCCACAAAGGAACTAGAGACCTCCTGcccaaataaataattatacctttttttttttaaacaatgaagtGGTTATATTACTGAAACCTACCGCATCTGCAGGCTCTTGATACGGCCCAGCATATCCAAATGTCCAGCAGAGTACTGCTCTATGACGTCCTTCACATCATATGGACGCAGAGTCTCCTTAAACTTCCTCTTGGCCACAAGGAACTTTAAGATCCTACgcaaataacaaaaacacaccagagcCACTGTTATCAGTCTGATGAAAACCTTTAAACAgcttcacacagcacatttacaTATATTAACACACAGTAAACCTTTGGAAAAATGCAGGAGCAGGACAGCTATCAAATGATGCGGGAGACCCTGGGAATAACAAGATTAATTACAGTCAGAGTGACCTTATCGTCCacaaacagccccataaagagagCAGAGTCACCCCCCACTAAACCATGTGGATATACTGTGATGATGACAACATCTGCCCCGCCGGAGACATTTGCTTATCAGTACTTGCTGTTTCAGCAAATCCAAAGGTAGTAtggtgtaacacacacacacacacagctttcccCTCTTTCTGCCCTTTATAGTATGACAGCCATTTTGGTGTCACTAGGGAATCACAGCTGCTCTCGCTTgtattgcacacacacttcattcacCACCCACATCCTGATGTCTGAGACTCACACTGGGGAATGCTGTCCCAACACAAGCACATCACTGACAACATCTTCTGCCTGAGCCCAACTGGGACGACATCATgctggagggagaagaggaagtgcCAGAGATAATGGGAAGGGAGAGGGGGAAAGTTtaagggagtgtgtgtgcgcacctgGTTTTTTGTGTTGGGTGGGTCTTCGATTCCCTTCTTATCACTTATGTGATAGGCTGCTCAGAGATGCAGAAGGTCTGGAAACACCAAATGTAAGCAAGACAAAGTGTATACACCCAAGCTGTCATCTCACAGTTGCCGTGCAAGAGGGAATCCTATCTCACCCAACCACACACTGAGTCCACTTTAACACTCCCACTCGCCTTCAcaggataaagaaaagaaatcacatcAAAGGTCTGGGAAAAGGGAGATCAGAAACACTCAGCTGTTCTGAGAAaacgtctcacacacacacacacatcagtgtacgcaaacatgcacacaaacaaaaagataatgCCACAAATGTAAACACCTACACACAGAGAAGTACGTACACACCAACACAAGAACACTCACATGAGCTAAGCTAAGTGAAATCTGAACTTGAGAGAAGGGTCAGTTTCTGAAATAACCAGCGTAACCTTTGTCGAGGTCTGCAGTGCTTGCATTTGCAGCAGCCACACACATGCGTGCTTTTGTGAAGTGATCGGTTCtgcaacagaggagagaaggtgtgatggaaggagaagaggagcgaggaggaggaggtggaggagtggtGGTCTACAGCTGGCGGCCTAGCAGCTGTCAGCGCACTCTTCCCCTTCATGCAGCACTCTGTTTCTTGATGACTCCTGCATTTGGGTGCTTTTTGCAGGCGgtcttttcttattttgcagGTAGATGCAGATTTTTTTGCCAGGGTGGGTCTCAGGTGTGGGTAAAAGAAAAGGTTGAGGAAACAGGGGTGGGGGCTTTTGATTTGGATCCTCCAAGGGTTTCTTCTAACCTGCTGACTCCCTTTCTCAGCTGATCAAATGGCTTTCATAAAATATGTCCAGGTTTGACTGTGGCTcacagccccccacccccagctgGCACAGCTCACTGGCAGATATTAAATCTTCCTATTTGAAAGCTGAGACGTAAAAACAGCAGTGACTGGAGGGACAGGAAGTGTCATCTCTGCTCCAAAACGCTTGCAAAGCTAGTCCAAATATTTTTTGCAATTCAGCAAAGGTGAATCCTTCTCCAATGGCAGGGATTTATCTACAACTTAAAAAATGACTGTTATGCTGACACAAATTCTGGGTAGGCCAACTAGGGTGAGCCACTGCAGGGGGGAGGTCTGATTCTCTGCCAGATTAGACTACCGACCTGCTAAATGAACCAAATTTAACACAcaagtcactgtgtgtgttttcaggcatTCTTACAGAGAAAAACACCGTGGTCAACATTCTATGAGTTTAAAAATAGCACAGCTGATATGCTACAAAAACTGATGACGATGACTAAAGATGAAATTGTTATAAATAGTAAGCATATCCAGactatttatttaataatatagGAACTTCATTTAAGACTGcaactgtgcaaaaatgttgtgttttgtgcagtATCGGACTTGTACATGAGGAGAGTCACAGTAGGGAGAGTAGGGGATAAACAGAACACTGTACGCATTTATTTACAGTAGGCAGCAAGGCACTGATAAACCACATGCATCTCTCTAAAGTGAAGTCTCAGCACAAAACCCCGCTGCAAAATTCTTCATCAGACATCAATCATGAACCTCGCAAAGACgccacatgtgtatgtgtggagcACCTGCTGTTTACACACCTGCACTATCTACAGGAACTCCCTCTCTTCTATTGtgtgcagcacagagcagctgagGTCAGAACCATCTGCTGAGTCAAATGTAAACCTGAGGATGGGTCATATAATACCCAATCTTTGGCATAATGATATCAAACAACAATATATCATGCTGCATCCTAAGACCGGAAAGCCTATACCTGTGGTGCATCGACAAAGAGACAGCTGATTGAGCACCAGGTTCAGACAGCTGAGTTGTTTTACTCATAGTGAAAATATACTTATTTTTTACATTAGTCTGATAGTCATTGTGAAGATTATGACACAATATCTACAggcaacaaacaacagaatgaaAGATACGCCTTTCAATCGAGAATTTAACACAAATTTATGCACTTTGGGTTCACACCGTATGTAAGCAAGGATGAGTAGAAAACTTAACCTACGACAACTACagcaaataataaataaatggaaagcAGTCTAAGAAATGTGGGACTCCATTGTATAATTTCTGCTCCTAATGCAATTATGGACTGTTTCAACTGTCCATTTAGATTTTAGGAGCCCTCCTACACCCTTTCAAGATTTTCATGTTGGTACGCTGTCTTTATGGGATACTGAGAGTGCAGATACAGGCAGGGAACATGAGGAGTAAGAAAGCAGTACAACACGCAACAAAGAGAGACGGTGATGTGATTATAAGCACCTTAACAGCTGGGCCACCAGGATGTCCACACACTGTTTATTTCCAGGCACATACCCACTTCATTCAAGAGCTTCACTGAGTGCCTGTGGAACCACACTGACAGCATCATGCTGCCATGAGAAATGCCGTGAGGGAAACAGCGCTGACACCGGGGACCACAATGAAAGTTGCTGTAATCCGTTCTCATCAAACCTCTCTGGAGAACAGCAAGGCCCCAACACAGATGTTTGCTAGCAGTTGTAGTTTTTCTGCCACCATCAGTGAAAAAATTGTGTGTccatatatgtgtgtatatgcgtgTGCGTGTACATCCAAGATAGGAACCCTATAGaacaggcatgtcaaaccggtccacaggagggccggtgtggctgcaggttttctttccaaccaagtagcagcacaccagacttgactcatttaatcaactgatcaacgtcttcagacagttgattggtcaaacggtgtgctcttggttagttggcacaaaaacctgcagccacaccggccttcctgtggaccggtttgacatatGTGCTATAGAACATCCACACATTTAAGCACCggtttcatatttttgtgttgtgatttCGAATTAGCAGAATCATTGTAAGACTTGCCAACAGAGCagttcctcacacacacacacacacactcacaccatgAATTGTGAGTATAAGTAGTTTACATGTGGGTTGTGAAGAAGACtgtgttcattcatttacacTGTCTAAAACGTACTGTGGGACGCATTAGGACATCCACCACTCGTTTACAACAGTATCAATACATCAAAGTTTACATTCAAACAGTAAGAGATGACATAATGACAGGAATAAATATCAGTACCAGCAATGCTTTTAATCAATGGCTATTATGGTTGTCCTTGTCTAAACCGAACAATATTGTTGGTCTCTGTATAGTCATAAAGTACTAAGATCCTCCAGCTatactgcatttgtgtgtgtgtgtgtgcgttggtACTATGAGGCCACCTTATCACGGCACCTTACACATGACAAGCCTGAATGAGCTGAGCGACAAGGTCACACAAGGAAACTAACCCTGCCTGCAGGAGGGCTCAGTTACTTCTCCTAAGTGGACATTTCTGCTCAGTCAGCTGAATCTGCTCACCTCAGAGCCTAAATGGAGGAGCAGCATGTTGTTCACCCGCTAATGCAGACTGTCAATACCGTGATAACAGCCCATGATCTGAATATGCACACAGCAGATCTTACCTGAGCAACCTGATTCTGGCAGAACAGAATCAATTTAACAGTGCTCTCTATCATTTgtattgtttgacatttttagtcgaaaaatgtgatttatttgacTCAATCTGATTGAACCATTTCTAgcactgaataaaatatgttATTAACTGGGTTTCAGACAATGTTCTTGtccataaaaagacaaagaactaAAAATGCTTTTAACAGGGTTGAAGAAGAAGCAGCCTGTGCTTACAGCTGATGGCAGGACTCACCTGACAGCCCGGATGAGTGTCTTCACTGCTGGGATTACCTCCTCCATAGCAACATCACAATATGGTTTGTCTTCCACACTGTCCTCCCCGAGTCCCTCCACTGTGCcgagacagagggagagacattATAATGCAGAAGTAAACGTTGTGATTGTGACTGAGTGTTTGGACATGTGTGTGTCGCCTACCATCAGCAGGTGGACGTGGCTTGAGGCGAAGGGAGGTGCGGAAGCGTGTGCGGTCATTAAAGCTCCAGCTCTTCTGAACCTTCCCCGGGCTGGTGGCCTCAGGGACGTTCTCCTGGCTGGGAGAGCAGCGGACACTGGAGCCTGGCGGCAGTGGCGATGCCTTATTCCGAATGGTCTGGGATGATCGGGAATTGTTCATCCTGATCCGATCGCGGAAGCCAATTTTACTGCTGACAGTGAAGATAAAATAGTCAAAAATCTCAAGCACAGTATTCATTTTGGGCCATGATAggtagctgttttttttttttttataacagtGTCCATGCCTTTGACCTTTACAGGAACCTAAGCTGTGTTTATCCTGGAAGCAGCAGAAGGGCACTCTGAGCTTGTTGGGGAGAGTCTGTTAGTAATAGCGAATGAACGCAAAAAGATATGACCTCTGACTTTCATAACAATCatcaacaaacagacaaaacacagacacaaacagacatttacAGTGTGTCTCAGCACAAGATAGACTAGCTGACGTACCATGAAGGCAGTTTTACCACAGGGACCACTCTATACTGCTAAAAACTGATGCTGCCCCGAGGATTTGCTCATTTAATGCGCCTATCATAGCACCCGATTCAGCAAAATCAGACTGAAACCTGATTCAAGACTTGCAGTAGTGCTGGGACGGCGGAAAATGTTCCACCCACCATCAGAATAAAGACACGCTTCCATAATCCCTTCAGCAGGATGAATAAGCATGAAGATATCGACTTCAAAGTGCAGGCGTACAAAAGGTGTCTCATTAAGTACTCTTCATACCACTCACCACAACTCAAGGCAGGCCAGTATGTGAGGTCATCTATTTACAAGAAAGCTATTTGGCAGCCATCCTTTCTCTCCAACATATAGCATGCTCTGGAGACCACTCCTCTGTATCCATTTGCATGTTACACACTGCCACGGATCCATAAGGCAACGTAAACATCATGCACCACAGAACAATTCCCGCCCAGTCATTCACTCTCGCATTTTTACGATGATATActctttgatgtgtgtgtgttatagctggccacttaaattaaaatttaaatagtAAAGGGATGCTAGTGGAAACAGCgtttcacacaaacaagctgaaaCGCTTCAGATAGACTGGAAAAGATAGGGAGGATAGAGTGAAAGACGTTTGCATGCCGTTGGGATAGGAAGTAAATGATTTGGCTGCATTCAGGACCGTGAACTTCACTGAATCTCTCCAAACCACTGGCAAACTATCGCATGCAAACAGAGACATTTTAGCActtaaaaaccttttaaaaaatgtagcaCAAACACACGGATTTTGTGCAAAGGTTCATCTGCAATAGGAAAAGCATGCTGAATTATTTAAACCTTCTCTTCAAGAAGACACTAAAAATGAGGCAAAtaactcaaatgaaaacataaagcaaGTCATGAGTGGGGCAACTCTTTTGACTTCAGCTCAAGTTTGGGAAAAACTGCTGCACATTTTTGAGTGAATGTTTAATTTCCTCATTTCATCAGAAATGTCTGATGAAACATtgaatgctaaaaaaaaagaaaatgtgcctTTATGTCACGTTGTTAAAGTCATAAACCAGTGGAGACTTCTGTTGCGTTTTCAGCACATGGTTTATGATGACTTTGAAGCCAAAACAAGCAAAATCAGCCCTGGTTTCACCAGCACATAACACCAAGCTGGAGAAACATCCTTTCAGAAAAGAGGAGCACAGCATTTCTTCACAGTAAAGGAATCACTCAAGCGTTTGTGGACCAGAGCAGTGTTTGTTCAGAGTATTATATAGTAAATACTGCAAATAAGACACAAATTATGGCATCTGCTACCGCAGGAAATTTCAAATAAGTTCATGAGTTGATTTGCTCGCAGACTGCAAATAAGTTGATACTTTCACAgatacaaaacattttgcaagCCACTGCACCCATCCACAAATTTTTGAGTATTTCAGGCAAGCAGAGCAGGTCGTGGACGTTGAAGGGTAAGGGTGGTGTTACTGAGTCGGTGATGTTTTAACGTTCCCCGTGCACAGGCTTGTAGCCGTGGATACCTCTGCTTGCGGCCAGCGTGAATCCGGAAGAGACCCCGTTTTTTAGAAAGGAGCTGACTGGGGAGACACAcaaggcagagggagagtgggtgaggggaagagaggagTGGAAGAAccgggtggggtggggtgaaGGAGGACAAGAAGCCCTGGGACACAACCTGGGTAAACGGTGAACCCGAGAGGATAAGACGTagcagagattttaaaaaacgGGTTAAGAAGGTGAGGTGGCGGGGTGAGTTGTGACATCTCAATACTCCAAACTgccctttcctctcctcacctTGTTACCTCGCCTCAGGCTGGAAAATATACTTCTGAGAGGCAGTTTTGGATTATGGAGACACACAATGAGGAGTGGGCAGGTGGGGTTAAAGGATCATGCAAAGGTAAAAGGTTTCACATGAGCATATTCACCAAGGCAGCCCATTAAAACATCATGGtttgacagcagctctgcaaaTCGAAGAAATTCTGCCACCAATAGTATTATTCACATATAGCAATGTGCTTCTCTTATCTAATGCATGCGTAAGTCCATCAGTCCCCTATTCCTCCTGGCTTTTATTTAAGGGTTATGCTAAAGATGTTATGAACCTAATGCAGCAAATCCTCCCTACCAGTGGACACCCTTTACTCAACAAGCACAGCTCTTGACTTGAAGAACAAACCTGCATGGAACTTCTGTCTTCCTGAGAACAGATGAGGGATGGAGGATGGACGGCATGGAAAAGATATGATGGAAATAAGGgcaaataaagaaagaggaagacaggaagaggcaACCAGTGAGTGAACAGCAGGAGACGACAGAGATGGTAAGAGTATGAGATAAGCAGACAAAAATGCAGAGaagcgagggggggggggggcgccTGCAACACAGTGGTCTCAGATGAGTGTTCGTGAAACATTGTTAGATACACAACAAGTCCATGCAGAAAGCTTTGGAAACAACATGATAACCTTGATTCTCTTTGAGCACCTGTTGAGTGTTGTTACTGCTTGTATTTGGTGTCTGTGAGTGAGCCTGAGTGTAGTTAAGACTTTCGGCCACCTGTCTGGATGTATTGTGAGGCTGTGTAAGGTAGTAGGGGTGCGTACCTGTCCCCCGACAGGTAGGGGGAGCTGTAGGGCCGCAGCCCAGACAGCAGCGTGTGGTAGGAGTTGTGGAGAACCTTCTTGGTGTTACGCTGTCGCTGGAGGTGACTGAACAGTAGCGTCAGTTCTCTGACACCCcacgtgcacaaacacacacacacacaaaaaaaaacatatgacaaatgaacaaaaaacaacataacataaaaaaaaaaaaacacaaaaaggccAAATCAATGGTCCAAAAACGCTCAAAAGAAGAGGGATACTTGCGATGATGAGTGGAAATTTTAATTGAAGATATTACACAGTTTTGAGTTGAtgttagaaagaaaaagaatttgtgtttctcatcatcctctccttttaagcaaataaaaattagtaaaattaatacataaatgcaaaatataaGAAACCACTGCGTAGAACAAAAGTAATGAAAATGCAATTGTATAGTGGTGGCAGAAGCATTTGAAACAttggatgttttcatttaaaaccaCCACTGCACACATAACTAAAAAGGGCTCTTGACTGACAAAAGGTTGCCGTTGCTACACGTGCATGTTTTGTTCATTATGATATGAATGTATGAGcaggaacaaaacaaagtatCAGTAGTTATTGTAGACAATTCAGTACTTTGTGATGCAACTCTCGTATCTCTGTCTGCATTTATTACAACACttcaaacaaaaaaccaaaaacagtcACAGGTTCCTGTTGGCTGGATCCACTAAGAGTCTGGTGGGAGAACCTACCTGAACGAAGGCAACATGCTGTCGTAGAAGTACCATGTAGCCGTTAGGTAGGAGTGTTTGGCATCTGTTGAGTAGAGACGCCATGCAGCCTGCATaaagacacaaatgcacaatacagaaaaacaaggtgAGAGTTAACCGTGCTGTACTGTGAGCGTGAGTTTATTAAACACCATGTTAAAACACTGTGACCTTTACCTGTATCAGGTTGGCAGCAGgcatcctcctcttctcaaAGTGTTTCTGCCGATGCTGCTCTTGCACCTTCAAGGCAAAGCCTGACCCCAGAATGCCCTGAGTGTCACAGGTGAAATAAAAGTCATGAGAGCAGCCACTAACAGAGCTGTGATCAAGTATATATGGATTTAAATATATCCAGGAGACTTACGGCAGGCAGAGCAAAGAAGGAGACTCCTAGAAGAGCAAAGCCTGCAGCTAGGAGCCGTCCCTGCCAGGTACGAGGGGTCTTATCTCCATAGCCAATAGTGGTTAGCGTAATCTAGATGGGTGAAAAAATACAGATGATCAGTGTATATCTCATCGTCTAGTGTTTCCCCGCAACCACAGCAATTTATGTGCATGTTATGTGCATCTTAAAACAGGGCACATGATGTTAAGTTATTCCTAGAACAAACACCACACCCtataaaatattttggatgaAACTGCAACTGCTTTACACCTGTCATCTGTGTCATTTTAAGTCTACAGGTATGCCTTATCACATGTTCTGGGGTCAACAATTTTATAAATCACGTTAGCGTCACAAATGTCATCTGTTCTGATGAAAACTGTCTGTAATCCtactgtgtcactgtgacacCTTGATGATCTGAAGTGAATTTGGATGCAACAATTCCCTTAATACATTTGACAACCAGATTCAACAACACTGCCTGGCAGTCCATGTAAATGGGCATCACTGTTTGATTGTACTGCTCTCTTATGAGGTCTTTTGCTTATTATATGCCTCCTTGTTTTGGTATTGTCCGCTGCCACCGTGtttcttatctgtctgtctttttgttaatAATGACAAAAGTAAAATCTTAATTCCTCAGCCACATTGTGTCCATTATGTAGTACTCACAGTCCCCCACCAGAGGGAGTCTGCATAGGTGTTGAAGTCTGTGTTGATGTCTTTTTCTGCCAGGTAGACGAGGAAGGAGGCAAAGATCAGAACCAGGAAGCCTATGTACCAGGCTGTAATCAACTCctgacgagagagagagacgatgCTTATCAATCACacatgtcagcagcagcaacagcatttTTACTGCTGTCATCACTGTATCACTGTCATCATTATTGGCTAAATtcccatcatcatcacatttgGCCTCCACTCTTACTTGGGTGCACAGTTCTGCTTACTCTGATGGCTAATGCAtcaattcatcatcatcactagCATCTAACTGTGTTG comes from Scatophagus argus isolate fScaArg1 chromosome 17, fScaArg1.pri, whole genome shotgun sequence and encodes:
- the LOC124074730 gene encoding potassium voltage-gated channel subfamily KQT member 4 isoform X1 is translated as MLGSPSNNGGIRMLAPTAPNDDRRVEFVALTAVHTERSEPSTPERGHPSHRTGLLGTPLPGPPGPRASTSASSKRFRKLQNCLYNVLERPRGCAFIYHAFIFLLVFSCLVLSVFSTIPEHQKFANQGLFILEFVMIVVFGLEYFIRIWAAGCCCRYRGWQGRLRFARKPFCVIDFIVFVASLAVIAAGTQGNIFATSALRSMRFLQILRMVRMDRRGGTWKLLGSVVYAHSKELITAWYIGFLVLIFASFLVYLAEKDINTDFNTYADSLWWGTITLTTIGYGDKTPRTWQGRLLAAGFALLGVSFFALPAGILGSGFALKVQEQHRQKHFEKRRMPAANLIQAAWRLYSTDAKHSYLTATWYFYDSMLPSFRELTLLFSHLQRQRNTKKVLHNSYHTLLSGLRPYSSPYLSGDRKTEVPCSSKIGFRDRIRMNNSRSSQTIRNKASPLPPGSSVRCSPSQENVPEATSPGKVQKSWSFNDRTRFRTSLRLKPRPPADVEGLGEDSVEDKPYCDVAMEEVIPAVKTLIRAVRILKFLVAKRKFKETLRPYDVKDVIEQYSAGHLDMLGRIKSLQMRVDQIIGRGTVQPDKKARPEKGEKTPPELDSLDELSMMGRVVKVEKQVQSIENKLDLLLNFYSQCLKKGSSNFTLSTLLDPDLTSDYHSPTDQRDLFPSANTLNISMSESGNLE
- the LOC124074730 gene encoding potassium voltage-gated channel subfamily KQT member 4 isoform X3 → MLGSPSNNGGIRMLAPTAPNDDRRVEFVALTAVHTERSEPSTPERGHPSHRTGLLGTPLPGPPGPRASTSASSKRFRKLQNCLYNVLERPRGCAFIYHAFIFLLVFSCLVLSVFSTIPEHQKFANQGLFILEFVMIVVFGLEYFIRIWAAGCCCRYRGWQGRLRFARKPFCVIDFIVFVASLAVIAAGTQGNIFATSALRSMRFLQILRMVRMDRRGGTWKLLGSVVYAHSKELITAWYIGFLVLIFASFLVYLAEKDINTDFNTYADSLWWGTITLTTIGYGDKTPRTWQGRLLAAGFALLGVSFFALPAGILGSGFALKVQEQHRQKHFEKRRMPAANLIQAAWRLYSTDAKHSYLTATWYFYDSMLPSFRELTLLFSHLQRQRNTKKVLHNSYHTLLSGLRPYSSPYLSGDSSKIGFRDRIRMNNSRSSQTIRNKASPLPPGSSVRCSPSQENVPEATSPGKVQKSWSFNDRTRFRTSLRLKPRPPADVEGLGEDSVEDKPYCDVAMEEVIPAVKTLIRAVRILKFLVAKRKFKETLRPYDVKDVIEQYSAGHLDMLGRIKSLQMRVDQIIGRGTVQPDKKARPEKGEKTPPELDSLDELSMMGRVVKVEKQVQSIENKLDLLLNFYSQCLKKGSSNFTLSTLLDPDLTSDYHSPTDQRDLFPSANTLNISMSESGNLE
- the LOC124074730 gene encoding potassium voltage-gated channel subfamily KQT member 4 isoform X5, with product MLGSPSNNGGIRMLAPTAPNDDRRVEFVALTAVHTERSEPSTPERGHPSHRTGLLGTPLPGPPGPRASTSASSKRFRKLQNCLYNVLERPRGCAFIYHAFIFLLVFSCLVLSVFSTIPEHQKFANQGLFILEFVMIVVFGLEYFIRIWAAGCCCRYRGWQGRLRFARKPFCVIDFIVFVASLAVIAAGTQGNIFATSALRSMRFLQILRMVRMDRRGGTWKLLGSVVYAHSKELITAWYIGFLVLIFASFLVYLAEKDINTDFNTYADSLWWGTITLTTIGYGDKTPRTWQGRLLAAGFALLGVSFFALPAGILGSGFALKVQEQHRQKHFEKRRMPAANLIQAAWRLYSTDAKHSYLTATWYFYDSMLPSFSSKIGFRDRIRMNNSRSSQTIRNKASPLPPGSSVRCSPSQENVPEATSPGKVQKSWSFNDRTRFRTSLRLKPRPPADVEGLGEDSVEDKPYCDVAMEEVIPAVKTLIRAVRILKFLVAKRKFKETLRPYDVKDVIEQYSAGHLDMLGRIKSLQMRVDQIIGRGTVQPDKKARPEKGEKTPPELDSLDELSMMGRVVKVEKQVQSIENKLDLLLNFYSQCLKKGSSNFTLSTLLDPDLTSDYHSPTDQRDLFPSANTLNISMSESGNLE